The Halocalculus aciditolerans genome includes a window with the following:
- a CDS encoding molybdopterin molybdotransferase MoeA yields the protein MADHPDLVTRDRAVGDVLAARESALASRDTETVPPDEIGGRVLAEDVVADADAPPVSRATMDGFAFDATDDYPLTLGEGEVFPEDDPGDLDAGHARRVATGAPIPRGANAVLKREDARVSDGRLRGKRVEPGTYVSERGSNYAAGDALFAAGERLSAKDAILLGDLGVDDVAVFERFSVGVLATGTEIHEGVTADLDSDMLAGLVESWGHDAVYEGSVPDEGDRVRDAIESLAREHDVVVTTGGTSVGHKDYVVRALADLGEIDFHRVRLRPGKPLALARLPEHDAVAFAVPGKPVGAHTVATLVARPFFTGDARHPTVSAEVTVDLELGPSGFDYAIPVTLDGDRATPLGHASSALAVYEDTYDPSVLSASTRATRADGLVVTTDALTAGERVEVVPYSVLD from the coding sequence ATGGCCGATCACCCCGACCTGGTGACGCGCGACCGCGCCGTCGGCGACGTGCTCGCGGCGCGCGAATCCGCCCTCGCGTCCCGCGACACGGAGACGGTCCCGCCCGACGAAATCGGCGGTCGGGTGCTCGCCGAAGACGTCGTCGCGGACGCGGACGCGCCGCCCGTGAGCCGGGCGACGATGGACGGGTTCGCGTTCGACGCGACCGACGACTATCCGCTCACCCTCGGAGAGGGCGAGGTGTTTCCGGAGGACGACCCGGGCGACCTCGACGCGGGGCACGCTCGCCGCGTCGCCACGGGCGCGCCGATTCCGCGCGGCGCGAACGCCGTGTTGAAGCGCGAAGACGCCCGCGTCTCGGACGGCCGCCTCCGCGGGAAGCGCGTCGAGCCGGGGACGTACGTCTCCGAGCGCGGGAGTAACTACGCGGCCGGCGACGCGCTCTTCGCGGCGGGCGAACGCCTCTCCGCGAAGGACGCGATACTCCTCGGCGACCTCGGCGTCGACGACGTCGCGGTCTTCGAGCGGTTCTCCGTCGGCGTGCTGGCGACGGGAACGGAGATTCACGAGGGCGTGACGGCGGACCTCGACTCCGACATGCTCGCGGGCCTCGTCGAGTCGTGGGGGCACGACGCGGTCTACGAGGGCTCAGTGCCCGACGAGGGCGACCGCGTTCGGGACGCTATCGAGTCGCTGGCGCGCGAGCACGACGTCGTCGTGACGACGGGCGGGACGAGCGTCGGGCACAAGGATTACGTCGTCCGCGCGCTCGCCGACCTCGGCGAGATCGACTTCCACCGCGTGCGCCTGCGCCCGGGCAAGCCGCTCGCGCTCGCCCGCCTCCCCGAGCACGACGCGGTCGCGTTCGCCGTCCCGGGGAAGCCCGTGGGCGCGCACACCGTCGCGACGCTCGTCGCGCGGCCGTTCTTCACGGGCGACGCCCGCCACCCCACCGTGTCCGCAGAAGTGACCGTCGACCTCGAACTCGGTCCGTCGGGGTTCGACTACGCGATTCCCGTCACGCTCGACGGCGACCGAGCGACGCCGCTCGGCCACGCCTCCTCGGCGCTCGCAGTCTACGAAGACACCTACGACCCGAGCGTGCTGTCGGCGAGCACCCGGGCGACGCGCGCCGACGGCCTCGTCGTCACTACCGACGCCCTCACCGCCGGCGAACGCGTCGAAGTCGTCCCGTACTCGGTCCTCGACT
- a CDS encoding CoxG family protein, with the protein MEFDGTFDVASSPSETWDFVLDPEELGGCIPNCQDVDVVDDTHYTATIGIEISYISATFDSNIEILEQEEEEYVKVELTGDAEEGDSGMSATGEMYLVPREDGPGTHVDYEVEMNVTGRVMNMGSRLVKSVAKRQVKKTIDNIQEALGAPE; encoded by the coding sequence ATGGAGTTCGACGGGACTTTCGACGTGGCGTCGTCACCGAGCGAGACCTGGGATTTCGTCCTCGACCCCGAGGAACTCGGCGGCTGCATCCCGAACTGCCAGGACGTCGACGTCGTCGACGACACCCACTACACGGCGACTATCGGTATCGAGATCTCCTACATCTCCGCGACGTTCGACTCGAACATCGAAATCCTCGAACAGGAAGAAGAGGAGTACGTGAAAGTCGAACTGACCGGGGACGCGGAGGAAGGCGATTCGGGGATGTCGGCGACGGGCGAGATGTACCTCGTTCCGCGCGAGGACGGCCCCGGCACGCACGTCGACTACGAGGTCGAGATGAACGTCACGGGGCGCGTGATGAACATGGGGAGTCGCCTCGTGAAGTCCGTCGCGAAACGACAGGTGAAGAAGACCATCGACAACATCCAGGAGGCGCTCGGCGCGCCCGAGTAG